The Leptodactylus fuscus isolate aLepFus1 chromosome 5, aLepFus1.hap2, whole genome shotgun sequence genome segment GCCAGAGTCAGCATCCATGGCCGAGATCTTCCCCACCAAGTAACCAGGATCTGCAAACCTTGGCAGCACCTCAGTGGCCACACTGCCATTCTTAGGGAGAGGAGACACTATGACAGGGACATTGTCATTCTGGTCCAGGATgaagacattgacagtcacattACTACTGAGTGGGGGGAAGCCAGCATCCTGAGCCTGCACCCTGATCTGGAAGTTCCTGATCTGCTCATAGTCAAAGGAGCGCAGGGCATAGATGTTGCCACTGTCCGAGTTGATGGAGACATAGGTGGACACGGGCATGCCCTGGATCTGACCCTCCAGGATAGAATAGGAGAGGTAGGCATTCTGGTTGGAGTCGGGGTCCAGGGCAGTGACTGAGCAGATGGAAGCCCCCGGGGGGTTATTCTCTATGACATAGACTGTATAGGAAGGCTGCACGAAGGTGGGGATGTTGTCATTGATGTCCGTCACCTGCACATTGATGACCTTCTTGGTCATGAGAGGGGGCGCCCCGAAGTCCCGGGCGCTGATGGTGATGTTGTAGTCGGGCACCGCCTCGCGGTCCAGCACCTCGGTGGTCACCAGGGTGTAGTAGTTCTTGTAGGACGAgtgcagctggaaggggacatttttGGGGATATCACAGTTGACATCCCCGTTGTCTCCCGAGTCCCGGTCCATGACACTGATGACGGCTATGACAGTCCCCGCAGGGGCATCCTCCATGACTGGGGTGGACACCGAGGTGAGGATGACTTCTGGGGCATTGTCATTGACATCCAGCAGGTTGACCAGGACCCTGCAGTGCACGGCCACCGCCGAGGGGCCCCTGTCCTTGGCTTGGATGTACAGCTCATACAGATTGGACTTCTCGTAGtccaggatccctttaaccctgaCATTGCCGCTGCGAGGCTCCACCATGAACAGGTCCCTTACCTTCTGGGGTGCATGCCCGCTGAAAGAGTACTCGATCTCCCCATTGGTGCCCTCGTCCAGGTCGGTGGCATTCAGCTTGATGACAAGGGTCCCCCGGGGCACATTCTCCTGCAGACTCACCCGGTAAAAGGTCTGATCAAAAGTGGGCACGTTATCATTGGCATCCAGAACACTGACTATGATGAGAGCGGTACCGGAGCGTTCAGGCACCCCTCCATCCATGGCTGTCAGCAGCACTCGGTGCGTTTTCTGCTGCTCCCTGTCCAGGGGTCTCTCCAGAACCAGCTCCGCAAATTTGCTCCCGTCGCTCCTGCTTTGCACCTCCAAGGAGAAGAAACCATTGGGGCTGAGCTTGTAGGTGCGCAGGGAGTTGGTGCCCACGTCGGGGTCCTGGGCACTCTCCAGGGGGAAGCGGGCACCAGGTGCTGCAGACTCCGTCACCTCCAGAACATAGTCATGCCAGGGAAAACTGGGGGCATTGTCATTAATATCCAAAATCTCCACCTCTACCCGGTAGAGCTCCAGGGGgttctccatcaccacctgcaAGTGCAAAGAACACACCGGCTGGAACTCACAAACTTCTTCCCTGTCGATCTTCTCGTTGACAAACAGAATCCCATTCTCCAGATTGACCTCCAGATGCTGCTTGTTGCTTCCAGACACGATCCTGAAGCGCCTAGATGACAGCCTGGAGATGTCCAAGCCCAAGTCCTCTGCGATGTTCCCCACAAAAGCCCCATGGTCCAGCTCCTCTGGGACGGTGTACCTGATCTGGCTGGAGGCAGGAACCAGGCAACAGgtgaggagcagaggcaggaggaCCCGGGCAGACCATGGTCTTCTGCTCACATCCCTCCACCACATCTccaccactgcagcagctgaggATCTTCTCTGAGCACCGGTCAGACCTAATGCAACTCAACAAATCCTCAGGCAAaaaatatcctcctccagctctgTCACTGGGGAGCCAGCTCCAGCCAAGATCTCTTAATCCAATCTGATAGCAGAAAATAGGAAGCTCTTTGCTAAATGTGAGGATCTTGCTACATAGACTTGTGTTTCTTCAATATACTTTCAAcaatccccccctccctccctgcccAGCTCCCCAGTCACTCACCCCTCCCCAACTATTTTCATTTTAGAAGAGGGCTGAGGGGAGGGAGGGATCCAAATTCACATTACAGCTCCTGTATTGGTGGACAGAGACATAGTGAACTGAAGGCTGCGGTTACAGCTGTTCTGCTTAACCCTTTGCAGGCGGTGCTGGAGTCAGCGGAGGATGAGGATTGTATTATGGATTGTTATCTGTGGCAGATGCCGAGCTCTTCTAGTGCTGGTGCAGGCTCCTGCTCTCGGCTTGGCAGCTGAGGGGTTACAGAGGTAGTGTGGCAAATATCCTAAATACACAGGAGCAAGCGTGTTCTTAGCACCGCTGTCTGCAGAGGACATGGTTACCCTACAGGTATGTAGGGGTTAAATAGGTAATGTGGCACATGTCCTAAATACACAGGAACAAGTGCATTCCTAGCACCGCTGTCAGCAGAGGACACGGTTACCTATAGGTATGAAGGGGTTAACCCATGTCCTAAATACACAGGAACAAGTGCATTCCTAGCACCGCTGTCTGCAAACAACCTGGTTACCCTATAGgtatgaaggggttaaataggtAATGTGGCACATGTCCTAAATACACAGGAGCAAGTGCATTCCTAGCACCGCTGTCTGCAAACAACCTGGTTACCCTATAGGTATGAAGGGGTTAACCCATGTCCTAAATACACAGGAACAAGTGCATTCCTAGCACCGCTGTCTGCAAACAACCTGGTTACCCTAtaggtaggaaggggttaaataggtaATGTGGCACATGTCCTAAATACACAGGAGCAAGTGCATTCCTAGCACCGCTGTCTGCAAACAACCTGGTTACCCTATAGGTATGTAGGGGTTAAATAGGTAATGTGGCACATGTCCTAAATATACAGGAACAAGTGCATTCCTGGCACCACTGTCTGCAGACAACCTGGTTACCTTATAGgtatgaaggggttaaataggtAATGTGGCACATGTCCTAAATATACAGGAGCAAGTGCATTCCTGGCACCACTGTCTGCAGACAACCTGGTTACCCTATAGGTATGTAGGGGTTAATTCCAGCACTTAACCTATTATGGGCTGGAGCACAAACAcgtcgactttttttttttcttcccatctctTCCATCAGCTCAAGAAAGCGAGGAGCCCCGTAAATGAAATGATTCATCACAACAATGCAAATAAGTTTGTGCACCCTTCATCGTAAACTAAACAAAATCCATAAACAGCTCACTGTAAATGACTGCGCCGACTTGTTAGAGCGCCAGAGACATCCCATTTACATGGCTATATCAATAATCGATAAAAAGCCTACAATATGGCCAATAAATGTTATTAATGATCGCAGAGGGGTTTTTAGTTCAGGACATGAGCAGGGGTTTACGAGGGCTGCATTGCACAAAGATGGACATATggaggtcagggggggggggcttaaaggCCAACATGGCTCTTAGGCTGGTTATAGGGCCACCAATCATAAAAGTTGGTTGATGTGGGTAACCGCAGTGTTCCCATTTGatcaatggggggggggacataaaaaggaaatattttattattattttattattattataattataattattattattattatttatcttttaatatggcatattatattatataaagacattccctttaaggagagGTTTAGCTTTTGTATTACTATATTAgtacttattatatatatatataagggccATCCCTTTAAGGAGTGTTTATAATACtatagtgttatatattatattatttctatattattattattattattattattattattattattattattatttctatattattattattattattattatttctatattattattattatttctatattattatttctatattattatttctatattattattattattattattattatttctataatattattattattattattattattattattattattattattattatttttattattattattatttctatattattatttctattattattattattattattattattattattattattattattttgtattattggtTATTTTCTATTACATCAGACCTCAGGTTTAGCAGACACGCACATAACACGTCCCACTGGTTCGATCCATCCGATGGGAGATTTCCTCTAGATATGGTGTCAGGGCTGCAGATAGGGTGACATAATCTAAATATCAAGATGAACAGGGGCGGCCTTGGGTAATGGGAAATCAATGGCGAGCGTGGTTGTAAGGTATAGATAATGTGCGGCTTATAACTAGATGAGTaattgtaattaaaggggttgtctatactGGACGGACCCTGACTGTACGCTCCATTAGTCACAATGGAGACCTGCCACAAATAAATCATTTTGCTGCGGATCCTGACATTACATGGGagatgcattgaattcaatggaagctGAGAAAGGAGTCTGTCAGGCGGATTTAGCCTAAAAGCCCCAACACCACTGGGGAGGTGAATGTATCTCG includes the following:
- the LOC142204141 gene encoding protocadherin-10-like isoform X2, whose amino-acid sequence is MWWRDVSRRPWSARVLLPLLLTCCLVPASSQIRYTVPEELDHGAFVGNIAEDLGLDISRLSSRRFRIVSGSNKQHLEVNLENGILFVNEKIDREEVCEFQPVCSLHLQVVMENPLELYRVEVEILDINDNAPSFPWHDYVLEVTESAAPGARFPLESAQDPDVGTNSLRTYKLSPNGFFSLEVQSRSDGSKFAELVLERPLDREQQKTHRVLLTAMDGGVPERSGTALIIVSVLDANDNVPTFDQTFYRVSLQENVPRGTLVIKLNATDLDEGTNGEIEYSFSGHAPQKVRDLFMVEPRSGNVRVKGILDYEKSNLYELYIQAKDRGPSAVAVHCRVLVNLLDVNDNAPEVILTSVSTPVMEDAPAGTVIAVISVMDRDSGDNGDVNCDIPKNVPFQLHSSYKNYYTLVTTEVLDREAVPDYNITISARDFGAPPLMTKKVINVQVTDINDNIPTFVQPSYTVYVIENNPPGASICSVTALDPDSNQNAYLSYSILEGQIQGMPVSTYVSINSDSGNIYALRSFDYEQIRNFQIRVQAQDAGFPPLSSNVTVNVFILDQNDNVPVIVSPLPKNGSVATEVLPRFADPGYLVGKISAMDADSGQNSRLSYQILQATDSTLFSIALYTGELRTIRALGDKDATKHRLLIQVRDNGQPSLSTSVSIVLSVVDSIPETPSELNDLPLNSDPSTTSSLTLYLIVSLGSVSFTFLVAIIVLTIIKCHKDRVSLQDYKCSSMPTCCCCMRSTSSGDVFKNSNINLQISSGNKVQTNCMESSGSGPQNYCYKVCLTPESAKSDFMFLKPYNSTTTQNNEKIPEKTAPGKGGQNPPAVNNAVNEIKLPNTDWSPQKTQKPSLKSSQSLEDLGTRKDIKKTPPTSNGVWSPKYGVPFQQHVPALDYQHNVYIPGTPTLLANKQGHYIEHEEKNSFSTFGKKRKMTSCCDVHDDMIINNDLK
- the LOC142204141 gene encoding protocadherin-10-like isoform X3; protein product: MWWRDVSRRPWSARVLLPLLLTCCLVPASSQIRYTVPEELDHGAFVGNIAEDLGLDISRLSSRRFRIVSGSNKQHLEVNLENGILFVNEKIDREEVCEFQPVCSLHLQVVMENPLELYRVEVEILDINDNAPSFPWHDYVLEVTESAAPGARFPLESAQDPDVGTNSLRTYKLSPNGFFSLEVQSRSDGSKFAELVLERPLDREQQKTHRVLLTAMDGGVPERSGTALIIVSVLDANDNVPTFDQTFYRVSLQENVPRGTLVIKLNATDLDEGTNGEIEYSFSGHAPQKVRDLFMVEPRSGNVRVKGILDYEKSNLYELYIQAKDRGPSAVAVHCRVLVNLLDVNDNAPEVILTSVSTPVMEDAPAGTVIAVISVMDRDSGDNGDVNCDIPKNVPFQLHSSYKNYYTLVTTEVLDREAVPDYNITISARDFGAPPLMTKKVINVQVTDINDNIPTFVQPSYTVYVIENNPPGASICSVTALDPDSNQNAYLSYSILEGQIQGMPVSTYVSINSDSGNIYALRSFDYEQIRNFQIRVQAQDAGFPPLSSNVTVNVFILDQNDNVPVIVSPLPKNGSVATEVLPRFADPGYLVGKISAMDADSGQNSRLSYQILQATDSTLFSIALYTGELRTIRALGDKDATKHRLLIQVRDNGQPSLSTSVSIVLSVVDSIPETPSELNDLPLNSDPSTTSSLTLYLIVSLGSVSFTFLVAIIVLTIIKCHKDRVSLQDYKCSSMPTCCCCMRSTSSGDVFKNSNINLQISSGNKVQTNCMESSGSGPQNYCYKVCLTPESAKSDFMFLKPYNSTTTQNNEKIPEKTAPGKGGQNPPAVNNAVNEIKLPNTDWSPQKTQKPSLKRHKEDASDLKWCMEPKVWSTISATCASAGLPT
- the LOC142204141 gene encoding protocadherin-10-like isoform X1 encodes the protein MWWRDVSRRPWSARVLLPLLLTCCLVPASSQIRYTVPEELDHGAFVGNIAEDLGLDISRLSSRRFRIVSGSNKQHLEVNLENGILFVNEKIDREEVCEFQPVCSLHLQVVMENPLELYRVEVEILDINDNAPSFPWHDYVLEVTESAAPGARFPLESAQDPDVGTNSLRTYKLSPNGFFSLEVQSRSDGSKFAELVLERPLDREQQKTHRVLLTAMDGGVPERSGTALIIVSVLDANDNVPTFDQTFYRVSLQENVPRGTLVIKLNATDLDEGTNGEIEYSFSGHAPQKVRDLFMVEPRSGNVRVKGILDYEKSNLYELYIQAKDRGPSAVAVHCRVLVNLLDVNDNAPEVILTSVSTPVMEDAPAGTVIAVISVMDRDSGDNGDVNCDIPKNVPFQLHSSYKNYYTLVTTEVLDREAVPDYNITISARDFGAPPLMTKKVINVQVTDINDNIPTFVQPSYTVYVIENNPPGASICSVTALDPDSNQNAYLSYSILEGQIQGMPVSTYVSINSDSGNIYALRSFDYEQIRNFQIRVQAQDAGFPPLSSNVTVNVFILDQNDNVPVIVSPLPKNGSVATEVLPRFADPGYLVGKISAMDADSGQNSRLSYQILQATDSTLFSIALYTGELRTIRALGDKDATKHRLLIQVRDNGQPSLSTSVSIVLSVVDSIPETPSELNDLPLNSDPSTTSSLTLYLIVSLGSVSFTFLVAIIVLTIIKCHKDRVSLQDYKCSSMPTCCCCMRSTSSGDVFKNSNINLQISSGNKVQTNCMESSGSGPQNYCYKVCLTPESAKSDFMFLKPYNSTTTQNNEKIPEKTAPGKGGQNPPAVNNAVNEIKLPNTDWSPQKTQKPSLKSSQSLEDLGTRKGVKTDHDRLRSLVSPVTDIKKTPPTSNGVWSPKYGVPFQQHVPALDYQHNVYIPGTPTLLANKQGHYIEHEEKNSFSTFGKKRKMTSCCDVHDDMIINNDLK